A stretch of DNA from Diospyros lotus cultivar Yz01 chromosome 14, ASM1463336v1, whole genome shotgun sequence:
TAATTTGGCAGCTTTTTTCTGCAAAATAAACTAAAAGCTAATACTATGTTTGAGGCAGAATTTTTTCCAATAAAAGGATTAATATTAAATGCATGGGCAAATCTCTCTTAAACCTAGTAACCTAAGATTCTAGACAAATGCACGTTCAAATATCAAGGTCAGACTGAAGGGAAAGGAAAGTATACCAAAACTTCAAGAAGCCATGACGGCGGAAATGAAGAGCAACGAATCTCTGCCCTAAGAATGTCTGAATAAAACGCTGTGCTGTAAGCATGATAAGACGACTAGGCTCAATCAGGGTCTTGCATTTGTGAGTGAGAGGACCACCAGATTGCATCACCAAATCATGCTCAACATCAGCAAAAAAGACATCTCCTATTGCAAGAACATCATCGGTGGAAGAAAACTTTTCAATGACGTCTTGCATAGTTCTTTTTGTTGGTTTCTTGACATCCTCAGTCCAAGCTGGCTCAAGCTTATTCATTGAAATCCCCAATGACTTCAACTTCTTAACCCGATCATTGTCCATGTAACACAGTTGTGGCAATGAGAAGTAGCACTCGAACTTGTCTATGTGCAAGTGGTGCCTTTTAGCTTCTGCAAACTCTTCAAATGTTACAACTACTTTTCTTCCCACACACTTATTTATATGATCAATATCTAGCACACGACTGAACTCATAATCAACTTTGGAGCTGGGAATAACTAGAACGCGGTTGAGCAGAGCTGCAAAGAACATGTGCTTCTCTAAACAAATCAAATGATTGGACATTTGCCCCGACACACACACTGCAAACAAGTATTTATTCTTCCTCGGCTTCCACACAATTGTTTTCCTTTCAGACAACTTCTGATCAACCTTTCGACACCTATCAAGGCCGGCATATCCACCAAGGCCAGGGTCTGTAACATTATCAGCCAAATCCAACAACTCCCCTGATTGATGAGAAGACAAAAGCACTTCTTGTATTTGTTTATTCAACGAAATCTGACTAATCATTGCCGACTTGAAATCCTCAAACAACTCAGACCATGACAATGGCGAAACAGAATCGTGTGACCGTGAACTAGGTTTCGAGGTATTAGAAGTAGAATTGACAGGACCTGGGTTTACTACTGTGGAATTGGAAGCGGCGATCGATTCAGTAACAAAAGTACGGTTCCACAGCTGGAAAAGCCCCAGTTGCTGCTGTCTCAACAAATACAAAGCTTTCAATTCGGACTCGCCCATACGATTGACAGGAGAGTCAAATTTGAGGCTGGAAACACCAGTTTGGAATAGATTCCGGAAATCGGTGGTGTAATACAGGACAAGGATGAGAAGCGGGAGGAAAATGGCGAAGAGATACCTCTTATTGAAGGTGAAGACGTGGTGACCGTGTCGGCGAGCATTGACAAAACCGTCCTTGAACTCGCCACGATCATCATCGTCAATTTGGAAGGTGGAGCGCTTGGGGGACTTGTCCGGTGGTGCTCTTTCGTTCTGATCGATCAGATTCAGGCGATCGTCTTCGTCGTCTGAAGAAAACGATGGTTCTCGGTCCATCGATTTGGAGAGAGGGATAATCAAGCGGATCACATTGAGCAGTGAGTACGCTGCCTCTCTTTCTTCTGTGTTATGCGATGCAACAGGGTAGAAAACGGGAGCAGAAGAATAGATACGAAGGCCGTTAATGTAACATTGGGTGGAGAAGGGGGGCGTCGGTGCAGGAAAGTGACGGGGCACAGGCCAACGGTTGGTCTCTCATTTCAGCCACCGACTGCGCTGGAAATGAACTCCGACCTCCGCCACTTGGCCATCTTGACCCGCCCCGCATTCCAACCCATCACAATTGGGTTAAACTTAGAAAGACCATTTTGCCCCCTCATTGGGTTAAACTTAGTTTTCATATTTTCGCTTTAACCCAAATTAGCTTTAATAGGTTAAATaaactctctatttttttaatttaggcCCACATTGACctttaaaatagatattttttaaaagtttatgtTATTCAACAACGTTTATATTCTatttatgggatttaaattTACTCCCAATCAAGCTCTTACTCcttaaaattaaatccaaatcaaaattcataattttattacaATTACAATAACGATGCTATTAAGGCTCTTACATTCAATTTAGACTAGGTAAAATTTTTAACTGCAAATGGCTTGTAAATGTAAATATGAGATGCAATTGTGATATGAGGTCGAATTTGGGCTTAAGTTTGGATTCTATTTGGGTTGCTAGGtccattatttttttacatcaatTGCTCTTGGGCTCAAGTTTTAAAATACAAGAGTTTACTCATCTTTTTGAAAGTATGAAAGTCAATTTGACATCTAATAGTCATAAACACTTATTTGACCCTTTCAAAAGTAAAATAGTCAATTTAACTCCCAAGCCAAACTGGATAGCCAATTTGGAACTTCACTCtataatatattatgatattcATTATTAATCTGATATGTTATAAGATGAATTAGGGCAAGTTTCATGTGACACCCTTGAAATTTGATAAAACAATATTGACTActcttatgtttttaaaaatagcataAATAAATCTCCCTAGTCTTTAATTTAGTAGAACACAAAAGTTGACTATTTTTGGCCCTATTTTTAAACCATTTCTAATTCCTATTTAGTCTTTCTTTCTATCTTCTCTCCATCTCATATCGATGGTTCATTATTGGTTCCTTTCAACAAAGGCCTATTATCGTTcgtaacaaaataaaattatagatctTACACCATTAcggaaaaaaaaatctcattatagTGGTGTTTGAGACCATTGCAATGAGATTTAgccacatagagagagagaaagatgaggaGTTCAACTATAATGATGCCGACAATCAATAGGAATTGACAACAATGACAATTATAAAGATAATAAGTCTCGTTCTCTACATGTGTGCGCGTGCACGCAcattagaaaattttcattatgattgattggtttattgatgaaatcttattagatttaataaaaaatttagatttaagatAAATTGAGATTTGGTGAAAAGTTCATTGTTTATGAACCCTGGTGAGATGATAATAATAGTGGATGGTTTTCTCGTTCACTattacatgtattttttttgtttatataattacaatgtaagaaaaaaataaagggtaatttcaaaattttaaaaaatttaactgcCATTAATTAACAATACGAGAAAAGTGAATGAcgaatataaaaattgaaagagacgtattatttttaaaaatagagatGTGAAATTTAGAggttttatgtaaaatttatgcaaaaaaataGGAGTCCAGCTATGAATTTTCTTAGGCGGTGGCCGCTGGGCACAAATGCCAAAATGGGAAAAAGGGAATCCAGCACGTTTACGATGTGCACGTTGGACACGGTGACGAATATGGTCGTCGTCATCATTATCAGAACTTGTGAcgaagatttatatatataaactagtgATCCAAATCGAGTGACAATAATCAATAGCTATAGGGATGATGATGAACGTATAGCACCAGCGAGAGTGAGGCCTCCTTATCATTGTGGAGGCAACCAGAGCGCCGCCGAATGGCGACGGCCAAGGGACAGAACCGCGCCGCCGTGCATGGAACCAAGATGCCGGTCTTCATTGACGTGCGTAGAGCTGATCTCATCGTCAATTTCTTGTTACATTGATCGTCTTTTACTGTCTGTCTCTCTATTAATTAAGTGGTAGTGGTGATTTTgtaaaaggaagaagaggaaagggaGATTGAGAAggggaaggaaaagaaagagaagaaaaggaaggagatGGAGGAAGACTCACAAATCAACCTGCCGGGGCCAGGAAGAAAGAAGCGTCCAAGCCCACACTATTCGCTTCGGCTCCAACTCTCCTACACGTGATCACTAACTGCCCCTGGCTAGCCACttttccatatttatttgtagAGTAATATTAGAACTCATCATTATGACTTTTTATTAGAGgggattaaaaaaattatgtgtcaTTATCTTATTTATAAGGATTTACTTTCGAATATTCCGCTAGCATAGAAATTTGAAATGAGCTCTCTATAAAATTGATACAGATATAACTCAACATAGTTACAACTCTAATTTACTTATTAAAAACAGTCCAAAATAGATATTACAATATCTTTAAGTTAACGTTCTCTTTGGCTTAAAGGCCTATATAACTCaaagaaaaaatcataaatttaaacacaaaataaaattactccaGAACTGTCTAATGACCTTTTTGGTTGGGACATTTCTATACACATACTCTACTTATGATTGATtggtcccactggactcgctcCCAATTATCTCTTTCCCCTTACCTAGAATCATGTAAATAACCAaaatgagtcacaagactcaacaaaaataatatatgaagcAAGTGAGAGCATTTGAATTGAGGTATGAATAATCAAAATCGGAATAAATTAGAACAACACACaacaattacaataattaatgaCATGCcttataagtatatatatatatataaatcatgcACCCACTTCACTATTCATATATGGCCACATATGACAAATACATGTACATACATAATCTCAATGCATCCATTAAGTCATGGATTGAGACAGAGCTCATAGCCATAACTTGCTGTGTCAAGCGCTCTTccataatattttttgatatctttttttttttctcactcaGAACATAAtcgccgcgcaaaataataggtgcgcaaatatCTATCATGCAACCAGTTATACAAGAAACACCAAAACTTGCATGAAACTAAGTCTTTAATTAAGAAAAACATTATTCTTTAAGAAAtatagggtgacacaaaaccttATCGAGGCTTCCAACAAAACtccacaaaaatacaaaaaaatcgcAAAACTTAGCAAAACAAGGGAGACACAACCCATTTATCAAAATAAGGGTTTTGCATAGGTAAGAACTATGATATTAACATAGGAAGTATAGCAACACAAGAAAGAATTTGAAtcaacaaattttcaaaatttttagattttagctataactTCGGGAACCTATTTTGCGCTCATAACTTAGTtaaatattatgaataatatattCGAATCAAAATCTTGGATCTCTAGTTTCTAAAACAACAAATGGATTCAGAATCGGAAATAATCACAATGATTTATTGCCCAAAAATCGAAACAAGGTAGATTACGCGGTACAAtaaaatttcagatttttggATAGAATTTAACAAGGCTGTAACAgattcaaatcataaccaaataaATTCAGTAATATACCGAAATGAAACctatgatgtctagtttacagACCAATAAATGGATTGTAAATCGGATATAACTAAAGAAAGTTATATTGCAAAAACCCAAACAATGTCGAATTACATGAAGTggtaaaattatgaatttttttagggCAAAAATTAACAAAGCCATTGGGGGCTCAGATTAAACCCAAAAAATTCAAGtcatatatcaaatcgaagttcatgaagtctagtttataaaaaaataaatgaatctTAAATCAGATATAAACATAGAAAATTATACTCCAAAATGTACAGCATGCacaaatttgtcaaaaataagagTTCTACGAACAAATATtccaaaatcataaaattaggGAATGTGCCACCTCACCCCCCACTTGGCCTTTTCCCATTTTACCTCTCACTTATGCAcggagacatatatatatactataccTTTATGTAATTTTACATTTATCACTTAAATAAAATCTGAAACAATATACACATATTTAtacattctatttttttaaaataattttgacttttccacataTCCCAAtttctttgacttttcaacataaTACTAccattattaaaattttgtttttaattttttttacaacataaaatattactaatattttactcaaataataacacattatacacacataaaataataataaaatattttagacccgataataaataattacatcatCTATCTATCACTttctctaataaaaaaatatcacatcagTTACGATACCTAatagtatattttatttaactttgtTCTATAAACacgataaaattaattaaaacccaaaaTACACGAAAGCCAACGGCATgtgtctctctccctcccaccaAATTCACATTTGATTgtccttcaaaattttctttttttggtgtaaataactatatattaaaTTGTTTGAAACGCAATCAATAAAATCAGACACTTATGAATCCAATGACAAAgtctaattttaaaacaaaGTTTGAATGATTGACCGTATGATAAGGGGCCGGCCGGGGACCCCCTTGACGTGTTTGTGGGGTCGGGGGTTAGGCACTTgtaatttgatatatttgacGGGTGCTGTTGGTATTGGAATGGTTGCTTTGAATCGAACACGTTATAATCATtgttattttcatattattattaccaacgggctctctctctctctctctctctctctctctctctccctctcattgACCAAGACCAAGACCAAGACCAGGTTGCTGGTATTGTATGAACGATTTGGAGCccttttttaagtataaaattgtaatttgtataaataattagattattaaaaaaataattaaatatatcaaaattttaaaaaatatttttacctaATTTATCGCTGTCGCCTTTGGATGAAATCCAatgattgatgatgaagtcTGATCGAATTTCATCATCGGatgaaatccaatttagtcatGGAACTTGTATATTTTGTCTATACATATAACACGATCCTTTTAAGTGTTGTTGTGTTTGTACTTTGTATTAGTTTTTGTTGTGTTATGTTGCTAAACTAATgttgataaaataatatttaatacttaagtgtgtgaaattttatttattaatttcaaataattaggttaatattttgttattatgttatatagatgtgtaaaataaattaaaataaattttaggaaattaaataattattttttaaaaaagtaacatgattataaatatttaatttcctATGTGATCTCGTATTAGACTCTATATTTGCACCTACTTCTCTTTAGGGGTATGAGAACACATTTCCTCTTCCTTCCTTTGGATTACTCTGCTATCAATTATTATAGGGGCTCAATTCCTAAAAATATTAggtaatattaaattattaaaaaatatatttaggacaaaataaaaatttgccactcttttcaattttttttgttacatttactattttttgataaaaaaaaattatcactttttagaattattgatataaatatttttgtcacaattgaaaatatgacaaaaatatttgtcaccctttgagaattttggcaaaaatatttttgttactttttacgattttgtaaaaaaataattttatcattgttaatattttttactaaaaaaattggTCACTTGTACAAATTAtttacacaaatatttttgtcactatttgagacattaacaaaaatattttcattattgaataattttgaaaattttgttgtcactgtttctattttgtcaaaaaaatatttatcacaatattaaatgattgacaaaattatttgtcattataaaaTATGTgaccaaaatttattttcaaattagttaataagtgacaaattttattttatcatattaaaaattatgttaaataagtTGTCACTATTCAcattgtgacaaaaatattttgtcacaaaatacACGTCATGGATAAAAcatataatttgtatataacatttggatttattgtgattaaatagtatatattgtgacaaaaatattttttgtttaacaaaataatttgttataatAAGATAGTTTAAGTGATAAAATACTCTTTGTCACAATAAAACCGATGATATtgattttgtcacaatatttctATTGAGACAAGCTTGACTAATGTGATGACAAACTAACTTCgtcataataaatatattgtgataattttcataattattatgacaaattaatttatcacaaGAAACCTAAATTTTTGTAGTGACAAATATAAATCAAAGTAAAACTTCATTCAAACAAAAGAATAAAGCAAAACTTAGCATATATTACAACaaatcaatttaaaagaaaatccaacaTCCACAAATCCATAACTTCAACACCACCACTCTACAAATAATCAACCACTCAAATATGAAACTAAAAACAAATTCAATTATTGTTATaagaatacaacaattaaaatttatttgttataatgAAACTCAACAAGCAACTAAAGGAATTGGAGGCATCCCTTGGCCTTCTTGCCCTGAGCACAAGACCCGAGGGAGGAGGAAGTCGTCTAGGGTCGACCCAGTCCACTTGGCCCAAAAAAAGCTTGATCTATTGGCCTCGAAAAACTGAGGCACTAGAAAAACTAGGGTTGTTGACAAGCGTCGAGAGATTTTTCACCTTACTAGCAGATCTACAAGATAGAAAGCAATTAGGGCACAAGGGATTTCTCCTACGTGAGtcctccgatacttaagttaaaTGAGGTCTCCATGTAGCAAGAAATATGCATAGATGTCGTGCGAGATGAATATTGACAGAGATGTGTTAGGTTTATAATGTGTGTggcttttattttttgcttctcTATCATCGTTTTGTCTTGTCCTCGAAACTAAAGAGTTGGAgactatttataggcatcaagAGGGACAAAGACACGTGATGCACGTGCGAGGGTATGATACTCTTTCTCGAGAAAGGGAGGTGCATCTCCCCCATCCATAGTGTTGTCTCGAGTCTAAGCTTAGAAAGGCCTTCGAAGGAAGGTTTAAGCTTAGAAAGGCCTTCGAAAGAAACCTTCCTAGTGGGGAAAGACCCCTGGAAGGAAGTGTATCCAAAAAACAGTGAATCTCATTGCCACAGGACAATGCGAGTTAATGCAAGCAGGAACGCGTCTCTTTGAATTCCTCCCAAGAGCATGGCTTAACTAGGGAGAACCATGCAAGTCTAAGAAGCTGATCCCGCACGAATGATGGGCAATCAAGAGCTTTCACAGGAAAATATACTCTAACCCTTACAAGGTCTTTCACTAAAGGAGTGGCTTTCTTTGGATTTCTAATTTACGAGTTACTTTGGAAGGACTCTCCTAGGGGCTACACCACAACACCAACAAAATAATTCTTCGTCTATGCCACTATACCTTGCTGAAAAACTAACTGTGCACTTGTGGGTTGCAATGGGTGGTTACATGGTGCCTTGTAGGACTCGACAGTCAACGACACTTTCTACAGTCCTAAAGGTCGGGGGATATTGcgtgaaatttttttaaaataaaaataacatattttagaccaaaacaactaaattcaatatattttaGTAATAGTTAATGAAACTATGATTAGTTGATAGAGAAAATAATACTATAATTGGAAGAAAACCAAAGTTAAAAGGAGGACGTCGGGCGTGCGTTGGAACCATCAAAGTTGCAAAAAAACACGACCAATTGCGTACGCAACGCAACCAAGGTCTAAGAACAACGTATCATTGCCCTCCTTTTTGCTTCTCtgtctctttcttctcccaATTACATACTCCAATAGGGATGGAGATTTCCCGGGGGGTCTCAAATGGAACATGGCTTTtgtaggaggaggaggagaaagaagcTAATTTATTAGTTAGAAAATTAAACCAAGACAGTGACACTTTGCTACTactaaattacattttctactgTTGTTTTATAGTTTTGGCCTCAAAATCAATGAGGAAATTCGAACGTAATTTAATTTTGCTTTTCAAACTTGAATTCTCAGACCCCGTCAACGTCAAAGTAGCAGCCAACGAGATGACTCCAAAACGCCGCCGCCTTTTCCGAACACTTTCGTGCATGCTTCTCCTCCTCTCTTTGAATGTCTAGTCGTCTCGCTTTCTTAGAAACCAAACACAagaattttctttctcttcacgTTCCCCCCTCGCAACGTTCTTAAAACCCCTCTCCATTGTCTCTTCCGAATACTGCAATTCCATTTTCAtcatccatctctctctctctctctctcttggaatCTCGAGATTTTCCCCCAAAATGGGAGACTCGCCGGACTGGAACGGGAAACTTAACGACTCGCCGGCAGTTGCTTTAACCGGAAAGCTCATGGTCGGCGCCATACTAGCCCTCTTCATGGTGGTGGTCTTCGTTCTGTGCCTCCACCTCTACGCCAGATATCTCTGGCAACGCCGGCGAGGAGGCCGCCAGCCAGCCGCCCCTACCGTCCCCCGACGCCGCGAGTCAGGCGCCACCGCCGGCCTGGACCCGTCGGTGCTCAAGTCTCTACCCGTCGTGATATTCGACCCCAAAGACTTCAAAGATGGGCTGGAATGCTCCGTCTGTCTCTCGGAGGTCGCCGGGGGCGAGAAAGCCCGGCTGCTTCCCAAATGCAAACATGGGTTTCATGTGGATTGCATTGACATGTGGTTCCACTCTCATTCCACTTGCCCGATTTGCCGCCAACCAGTTTCCCCCCAGTCGCCAGACGTGACACTGGAGGCCATGCTCGGTATACCCAGATCGGATAATTCGGATTTTCCGACTAATGTGTTGATTTGGGGGAACCATTCTCAGGTTAACACTCTGGAATCCGGTTCCGAACAAGCTCCGACGTCTGCATCATCTTcatcttgttcttcttcatcttctgaACCACAAAATGGGGCGTTGGTGATTGATATACCAAGCCAGATTGCCGAAGATGAAGAAACGAAATCTCCGGTGGTTAGGCGGCTAAGATCGTTGAAAAGGCTTTTGAGCCGGAACACACGAGTCAATCAATGCAGTTCCGCCGGAGGCGATGAGGAACAGATGGATCCCGGCCGGCCTTAGTTTCGCCCTTGAACTGTGAAGATTCAGCCATCCAAGTTAATGCTTCTGTACAGTCAgccaaagaaaaaaacaaagataaaaagCTGGTTGATGCTTCTGTCAAATGGATATTTGACGTTTCAAAGCAATCGGTTTTCGCTTTGAAATCTCGAGCCAAAACGGCTCGATCTTGGCAAGAATTAACCGGTAaacatcttcatcttcctttGTAATCATCAGTTCATTCAACGgtaaaaactttatttttttgtttttgttttcttgtcaGTGCCCGGATTTGATTCTTTGTAATCACTTTGATGAAACTATATTTAAACGTGAGCTTCTCAGCGTACAAAATTCTTTCCCAGCTTTGGGTGGACGTGGACGAGTCATATATATTTCAGAGCAAAAAGGTTTTAACTTCTTAAAATGAACAGGGTGGAAAAACAGCCCTCAATAAACTTCCGGAGCATAGACGAGTGATTGGGCAAACGATATATCAAATTTGCACCAGTAAATCGTAAATTCAATTCTCGCCCTACGCAGTGAAACAAAACTTCACACCTGTAATTTACCTCTTCTACTAGAATTGAGGGCACGAAAGCTGGAGACCGCATAAAGGGTAGTCATcctaaaaaaaagataataacaaAAACCTCTAAATAGAACGTGGTCGTGGAGGTGGTGTGATCACAAGCTTGTACTGGTCAAACCTAAGTTCACAAAACCAAACGACAACAGTAGAATATATGGAAAGAGAACCATCGTCTCGGCCTAGAGTCCAATCGCAATCGACCCTCTCCCCCCATTTGCATCACCAGCCTATACAAGTTCAGTTAGATATAATCACAAACCTCAGACAGACGTCAAGCACTCAGCAGGGTTCCATTGAATTGCAGAGGCCTGTTTGTCTGCTAACCACCCTAAATATGGTGTCCCTCCTCCATTCTCTACTTACTGTCACAGTTGAAGCAGGGGCAGGGCCATTACGACACCGAAGATGGAAAACAGTACCAACAGCACCCAGGTTGGGATAGATTGTTTCCTGGCATTTTTCAGATCCCTTGGGCCTTCTACCCTCTTAGGGTTCTCCTCTTGCTTAGAATTGCCCATTTTCTCCAACAAAGGTCTGGAATTAGATTTCAAATTATGCGCAGTAGACTCGTGCTCCTCCACACGCTGATCTGCAAGCTGCTTCTGTTCATACTTCTGCACATACTCTGGGAAAATTTTCCTGAATGTCGGGCTGAGGGGAGGAAAGTGGCAGAATCAATTAGCACCACTGTGAAGTGATAAATGCAATTGGAGTTTCAAGGAATGATACAGATGATGGAGGAATTTCACGTgcatttcattaataaaaaactCCCTACAACTTTTTAGAGTATTAAAGTAATGCTGCTCGGATGGACAGCCCCAACTCGCAAAATCTGGTTAACCAATACATCACAAGAGCTCAATCTGGCCCTCAAGATATATAG
This window harbors:
- the LOC127790768 gene encoding O-fucosyltransferase 36-like, coding for MDREPSFSSDDEDDRLNLIDQNERAPPDKSPKRSTFQIDDDDRGEFKDGFVNARRHGHHVFTFNKRYLFAIFLPLLILVLYYTTDFRNLFQTGVSSLKFDSPVNRMGESELKALYLLRQQQLGLFQLWNRTFVTESIAASNSTVVNPGPVNSTSNTSKPSSRSHDSVSPLSWSELFEDFKSAMISQISLNKQIQEVLLSSHQSGELLDLADNVTDPGLGGYAGLDRCRKVDQKLSERKTIVWKPRKNKYLFAVCVSGQMSNHLICLEKHMFFAALLNRVLVIPSSKVDYEFSRVLDIDHINKCVGRKVVVTFEEFAEAKRHHLHIDKFECYFSLPQLCYMDNDRVKKLKSLGISMNKLEPAWTEDVKKPTKRTMQDVIEKFSSTDDVLAIGDVFFADVEHDLVMQSGGPLTHKCKTLIEPSRLIMLTAQRFIQTFLGQRFVALHFRRHGFLKFCNAKNPSCFFPVPQAADCINHVVGKTNIPVIYLSTDAAGSETSLLQSLIVLNGKVVPLVKRPSRNSAEKWDALLYRHGLEQDPQVEAMLDKTICAMSTVFIGSSGSTFTEDILRLRKGWGSASLCDEYLCQGEPPNFIAEDE
- the LOC127790239 gene encoding RING-H2 finger protein ATL60-like — protein: MGDSPDWNGKLNDSPAVALTGKLMVGAILALFMVVVFVLCLHLYARYLWQRRRGGRQPAAPTVPRRRESGATAGLDPSVLKSLPVVIFDPKDFKDGLECSVCLSEVAGGEKARLLPKCKHGFHVDCIDMWFHSHSTCPICRQPVSPQSPDVTLEAMLGIPRSDNSDFPTNVLIWGNHSQVNTLESGSEQAPTSASSSSCSSSSSEPQNGALVIDIPSQIAEDEETKSPVVRRLRSLKRLLSRNTRVNQCSSAGGDEEQMDPGRP